From one Culex quinquefasciatus strain JHB chromosome 3, VPISU_Cqui_1.0_pri_paternal, whole genome shotgun sequence genomic stretch:
- the LOC6043701 gene encoding LOW QUALITY PROTEIN: uncharacterized protein LOC6043701 (The sequence of the model RefSeq protein was modified relative to this genomic sequence to represent the inferred CDS: inserted 1 base in 1 codon) — translation MSVVAMERNNDLSLTDEKKIANTPVMEFYRGKNVLVTGGTGFIGRLLIEKLLRINVKQIILLSRPKKGKTVQQRCDELFGSVVFMNLKKDYPAFIDRIKILDADLQHPGVGLSDESIDYIVKNTQIVFHAASDVRFDQALKKAIEVNVRGTRDLLRICEKIINLELFIYISTAYSNCPEETIKEEFYPPPSDPEKMIQLVEAMDEHFEDHINKTVNEFIHPWPNTYVYTKALTEDVVRQFGELLPIAVVRPSIIIATNEEPIEGWTDNIYGLNGVIAGIALGIIRVMYLDDVNNGDIIPADIVVNGVLAAGWQTYVERFIYHHLRKHERPVEAKSGSTDSKGVVRPRTKIYNCVTGNDNPITYQKIYDYSIQVGKHCPPKRSLWVVCHNTTKSKFLYEYYKFLYHLVPAFLIDTYLRAIRRTPRIMDLYRKVHKFATVISYFANGRWHFEKENMRALVKKLSPDDQAMFPCDIAKLNWPXLLLDVHPRPATTHRQRADGQPGGGQEAAPADALRALLHRGRVLLLLAGTDLLHLQVVPVLRPPLSNILESRTLLCIGCVFFRPHAAVFPLPPCAQRFCFFSGFRRWKLERMERPKTCTLFFLLPVKFPLGLSYTGVFSDKTCVQYQPQNAPRLNDEFVANAGAVTRSSPVSTMETVEPVVPLDVELPPQLLLGSGKASLDEFERYRSPLKDFYHGKIVFLTGGTGFLGKLYVEKLIRCGVSEILLLSRAKKGKTPYERLASILGSEPIFTTYHSNPEHYHDKIKIIDGDISKNQLSISNDDLSYVVNNANIFFHAAADVRFDESLKESVETNVRGTLEVLKIAAQAKVLDVFVYISTAFSNCTRNTIEEKFYKPQVDPHLLIKLVEMEQDEESFEVLSRKIIEPWPNTYAFTKALAEDLVRQFADKVPVAVIRPSIVTTTSSDPIPGWTDNLYGFNGVVIGAATGALRIFHINNDFRADIIPADIVMNATLAIGWYAKNHPDETNIINCTAADNPVTWGMVRTEQMKWKGKIPFLKSLWIPTYNTTRYYVLSEILKIFYHLIPAVLFDLGLRFNSQKPQIVKLYRKVHKFSEVLCFFTNNEWDFRNEQFHKVLAQMSEEDQRYFPCDAKRIDWKDFLAHNVIGLRMYLMKEKWDNLEQARARYRKQWMAHMVFLAIFYAVMGFLLYKLFLEAGLKEISGSWFV, via the exons AATTAACGTCAAGCAGATTATTCTGCTGTCACGACCAAAAAAGGGAAAAACGGTTCAGCAACGATGTGACGAACTGTTTGGCAGCGTCGTGTTCATGAACCTCAAGAAGGACTACCCGGCGTTTATTGATCGTATAAAA attttagACGCGGACCTACAACATCCGGGCGTTGGTCTGTCAGACGAGTCGATCGACTACATTGTGAAAAATACCCAAATCGTGTTCCACGCGGCATCCGACGTCCGCTTTGACCAGGCCCTGAAGAAGGCTATCGAGGTGAACGTGCGGGGTACCCGGGACCTGCTGAGGATTTGCGAGAAAATCATCAACCTCGAGCTGTTCATCTACATCTCCACGGCGTACTCCAACTGTCCGGAGGAGACCATCAAGGAGGAGTTCTACCCGCCACCGTCGGACCCGGAGAAGATGATCCAGCTGGTGGAAGCCATGGACGAGCACTTCGAGGACCACATCAACAAAACCGTTAACGAGTTTATCCATCCCTGGCCGAATACTTACGTGTACACCAAGGCGCTCACCGAAGATGTGGTACGCCAGTTCGGTGAACTGCTCCCCATCGCCGTTGTCCGACCGTCCATTA TCATCGCCACCAACGAGGAACCGATCGAGGGTTGGACCGACAACATCTACGGCCTGAACGGAGTTATCGCCGGTATTGCGTTGGGCATCATCCGGGTGATGTATCTGGACGACGTAAACAACGGCGACATCATCCCGGCGGACATTGTCGTGAACGGAGTGCTGGCGGCCGGCTGGCAGACCTACGTTGAACG ATTTATCTATCATCACCTCAGGAAACACGAACGTCCGGTGGAGGCCAAGAGTGGCAGCACCGACTCCAAGGGTGTGGTCCGACCTCGTACCAAAATCTACAACTGCGTCACCGGAAACGACAACCCAATCACGTATC aaaaaatttACGACTACTCCATCCAAGTTGGTAAACACTGTCCCCCGAAGCGGTCCCTGTGGGTGGTGTGTCACAACACGACCAAGAGCAAATTCCTGTACGAGTACTACAAGTTCCTGTACCACCTAGTGCCCGCGTTCCTGATCGACACTTATCTGCGGGCGATTCGACGAACACCGCG CATCATGGACCTGTACAGGAAGGTGCACAAGTTCGCCACCGTCATCTCGTACTTTGCCAACGGCCGGTGGCACTTTGAGAAGGAAAACATGCGGGCCCTGGTCAAAAA ACTGTCCCCGGACGATCAGGCCATGTTCCCGTGTGATATCGCCAAGCTCAACTGGC GACTACTTCTGGACGTACATCCACGGCCTGCGACGACACATCGCCAACGAGCCGATGGACAACCTGGAGGAGGCCAAGAAGCGGCACCGGCAGATGCGCTTCGTGCACTACTTCATCGTGGCCGCGTACTACTTCTTCTGGCTGGCACTGATCTTCTACATCTTCAAGTGGTTCCTGTTTTGAGGCCACCATTGAGTAACATTCTAGAGAGTAGAACTTTGTTGTGTATAGGTTGTGTTTTCTTCAGACCCCACGCTGCTGTGTTTCCGCTTCCGCCGTGTGctcaaagattttgttttttctcCGGTTTCCGTCGATGGAAGCTGGAACGAATGGAGCGGCCAAAAACttgtacattattttttttgttacccGTTAAGTTCCCTCTAGGTTTAAGCTACACAGGTGTATTTAGTGATAAAACG TGTGTGCAATACCAGCCCCAAAATGCACCTCGATTAAACGACGAATTCGTTGCTAACGCGGGCGCCGTAACGCGATCCTCACCAGTCAGTACGATGGAAACCGTTGAACCAGTTGTGCCTCTCGATGTCGAGCTGCCGCCGCAGCTCCTCCTTGGCTCCGGAAAGGCGAGCCTGGACGAGTTCGAGCGGTACCGGTCCCCGCTGAAAGATTTCTACCATGGGAAAATTGTGTTCCTGACTGGAGGTACTGGATTTTTGGGGAAACTCTACGTGGAAAAATTGATACG GTGTGGCGTATCAGAGATACTACTCTTGTCGCGTGCTAAAAAGGGCAAAACTCCGTACGAGCGGTTGGCTTCGATTCTGGGCTCGGAACCGATCTTCACCACCTATCACAGCAATCCGGAACACTACCACGACAAGATCAAGATCATTGACGGGGATATCAGCAAGAATCAGCTATCGATTAGCAACGACGATTTGTCGTATGTAGTCAACAATGCCAACATTTTCTTCCACGCGGCTGCCGACGTGAGGTTCGACGAGTCACTCAAGGAATCCGTTGAGACGAACGTGCGCGGCACGCTCGAGGTGCTGAAGATCGCAGCTCAGGCCAAAGTGCTGGACGTGTTTGTGTACATTTCAACGGCATTTTCCAACTGTACTCGTAATACCATCGAGGAGAAGTTTTACAAGCCACAGGTTGATCCGCACCTGCTGATCAAACTGGTGGAGATGGAACAGGACGAGGAAAGCTTCGAGGTGCTCAGTCGCAAAATCATCGAACCGTGGCCAAACACCTACGCGTTCACAAAGGCACTCGCAGAAGACCTTGTTCGGCAGTTTGCGGATAAGGTCCCCGTCGCGGTCATTCGGCCGTCAATTG TAACAACAACTTCGAGCGATCCCATCCCCGGTTGGACGGATAACCTGTACGGGTTCAACGGGGTAGTTATTGGGGCTGCAACTGGAGCGCTGAGAATTTTCCACATTAACAACGACTTCCGGGCGGACATCATTCCAGCGGATATCGTCATGAATGCTACCCTAGCTATTGGTTGGTACGCCAAGAACCATCCAGATGAGACCAACATCATTAATTGCACCGCGGCGGACAATCCCGTCACCTGGGGCATGGTCCGAACCGAGCAGATGAAATGGAAGGGCAAAATTCCATTCTTGAAGTCGCTCTGGATCCCAACGTACAACACCACCCGTTACTACGTACTCTCCGAAATCCTCAAAATATTCTACCACCTGATCCCGGCTGTCCTGTTTGACCTGGGACTTCGCTTCAACAGCCAAAAACCTCAGATCGTGAAGCTATACCGTAAGGTGCATAAATTCTCCGAAGTGCTTTGCTTTTTTACCAACAACGAGTGGGACTTCCGAAACGAGCAGTTCCACAAGGTACTGGCCCAGATGAGCGAAGAAGACCAACGGTACTTCCCGTGCGATGCCAAACGAATCGATTGGAAGGATTTTCTGGCGCACAACGTCATAGGTCTGCGGATGTATCTCATGAAGGAAAAATGGGACAACCTGGAGCAGGCACGGGCACGATATCGGAAACAATGGATGGCCCACATGGTGTTTTTGGCCATTTTCTACGCCGTCATGGGATTTTTGCTGTACAAACTATTCTTAGAAGCTGGACTGAAGGAAATTTCGGGAAGTTGGTTCGTGTAA